In one Ictalurus furcatus strain D&B chromosome 28, Billie_1.0, whole genome shotgun sequence genomic region, the following are encoded:
- the gtf2ird1 gene encoding general transcription factor II-I repeat domain-containing protein 1 isoform X3 yields the protein MAQLRKLGCEGMRLNSRAELRGPQTSARHEILTSLVSALDSVCTAMSKLNAEVACVTVHEDSVIAVGTEKGRIFLNSRKEIQTDFHKFCRVSCLQALNSISSHAKAPDPESSHTGKDALPPAKQQRALTDAHSNIFVLRKMVEEVFSVLYSEAVGKSSLVPVPYEWIQKEPGAVLIHGLPDGVTLRRPADYDTKTLMKILEQSNRIRFIVKRVPDEAPRDGKSCPETNHHPSPAVKSASNHTPVKTPAQEVPASSSMLSSFLYGMPVPSQTHPDAKGDSKPSVMHGLVKERLSAWAPSDEKAAVPKEVTDNGERIPLAGDVAQSPPSIHISKRLLFSIVHEKSEKWDAFIRETEDINTLRECVQILFNSRYAEALGLDHMVPVPYRKIACDPEAVEIIGIPDKIPFKRPCTYGVPKLKRILEERHGVRFVVRRMFDERIFTAAGKVAKEEGKQDGSSPEDGFPEGLRVPSSALELVSNTHSSRSTSSCVSPLADCEAGPSGDCVALKKVKTEPPDGEIIQVTVPENTAASEEPSEPPVELVTPDLRRPLEPLAVEELAQKSAPQGLKRVVEEDIGEMILQLRKQVESLFSTKYAEALGLPEPVKVPYSKFQMYPEDLYVTGLPEGITFRRPNCFGAAKLRKILSASNQIQFVIKRPDLLTETQLKHELPSQPVCDPECDPKDNPAEDPGPASKRPGFLDSLEAKLSRIDLANTLREQVQDLFNRKYGEALGIKYPVQVPYKRIKSNPGSVIIEGLPPGIPFRKPCTFGSQNLERILAVADKISFTIMRPFQGLIPKPAPRRITLLKKAYSSISAEEEDINRMGEKVILREQVKELFNKKYGEALGLDRPVVVPYKLIRASPDSLEVCGLPEDVPFRNPNTYDIIRLEKILQARDDITINIKTPLQPFVQLCPQTSSSEGNEVAVNRRKRKRVPDNSRTAPPPGADSANSTNQIPVMQWPMYMVDYSGVNVQVPGKVKY from the exons ATGGCGCAGCTGCGGAAGCTGGGCTGCGAAGGGATGAGGCTGAACTCTCGTGCCGAGCTCCGCGGACCACAGACATCTGCCAGACACGAAATCCTGACCAGCTTGGTGTCGGCGCTGGACTCTGTG TGCACCGCTATGTCTAAGCTGAATGCCGAGGTCGCCTGCGTCACCGTGCACGAGGACAGCGTGATCGCCGTAGGAACCGAAAAGGGGAGAATTTTCCTCAATTCCAGGAAGGAAATACAGACAGACTTTCATAAATTCTgca GGGTGTCCTGTCTGCAAGCATTAAACTCAATCAGCTCCCACGCCAAAGCTCCAGACCCAGAAAGCAGCCATACTGGTAAAGACGCTTTACCGCCAGCGAAACAGCAGCGAGCCTTAACGGACGCTCACTCCAATATCTTTGTCCTGAGGAAGATGGTGGAAGAAGTCTTCAGCGTGCTTTATA GTGAGGCTGTAGGGAAGAGCAGCCTGGTCCCCGTGCCTTATGAGTGGATTCAGAAGGAGCCTGGTGCTGTGCTCATTCATGGCCTCCCTGATGGCGTGACCCTGAGAAGACCTGCTGATTACGACACCAAGACCTTAATGAAGATCCTGGAGCAGAGCAACCGCATTCGCTTCATCGTCAAACG AGTGCCAGACGAAGCCCCACGCGATGGTAAATCCTGTCCGGAAACCAATCACCACCCCTCCCCTGCTGTTAAGAGTGCCAGCAACCACACGCCTGTTAAAACCCCTGCACAGGAAGTGCCTGCTAGCAGCTCCATGCTCTCCAGCTTCCTGTATGGAATGCCCGTGCCTTCCCAGACGCACCCGGACGCTAAGGGCGATTCAAAGCCCTCGGTGATGCACGGCCTGGTCAAGGAACGGCTATCAGCGTGGGCACCGAGCGACGAGAAGGCGGCTGTGCCCAAAGAGGTCACTGACAACG GTGAGCGGATACCACTTGCAGGAGACGTCGCTCAGAGCCCTCCCAGCATCCACATCTCCAAACGCCTACTCTTCTCCATAGTACATGAGAAATCAG AAAAATGGGACGCGTTCATCAGAGAGACGGAGGACATCAACACACTGCGGGAATGCGTGCAGATCCTATTTAATAGCCGCTACG CTGAAGCGTTGGGCTTGGATCACATGGTCCCCGTGCCGTACCGAAAGATCGCCTGCGATCCGGAGGCGGTCGAGATCATCGGAATCCCGGACAAGATCCCATTTAAGAGGCCGTGCACCTACGGGGTGCCCAAACTCAAACGGATCTTGGAAGAGAGACACGGCGTCCGCTTCGTCGTGAGACG GATGTTTGATGAGCGGATCTTCACTG ctgcAGGGAAAGTAGCTAAAGAGGAAGGCAAGCAGGACGGCTCCTCCCCCGAAGACGGCTTCCCGGAAGGGCTTAGGGTGCCGAGCTCCGCCCTCGAGCTAGTCAGCAACACCCACAGCAGCAG ATCCACCAGCTCCTGTGTCAGTCCCTTAGCCGACTGTGAAGCAG GGCCTTCGGGAGACTGCGTAGCTTTAAAAAAGGTCAAAACTGAGCcaccagatggagaaattattCAGGTCACTGTACCAG AGAACACTGCAGCTTCGGAGGAGCCAAGTGAGCCTCCGGTTGAACTTGTGACCCCTGATCTCCGGCGCCCCCTGGAGCCTCTAGCAG TCGAAGAATTGGCGCAGAAGTCCGCACCGCAAGGGCTCAAGAGAGTCGTTGAAG AAGACATCGGCGAGATGATTCTTCAGCTGCGAAAGCAAGTGGAGAGCCTCTTCAGCACGAAATACG CGGAGGCTCTGGGCCTGCCTGAGCCAGTAAAGGTGCCCTACTCGAAGTTCCAGATGTATCCCGAGGACCTGTACGTCACAGGACTGCCAGAAGGGATCACTTTCCGGAGACCAAATTGCTTCGGAGCAGCCAAACTTCGGAAGATTCTCAGTGCCAGTAACCAGATCCAGTTTGTTATCAAAAG GCCAGATTTGCTAACCGAAACTCAACTGAAGCATGAGCTGCCCTCTCAGCCAGTTTGTGATCCAG AGTGCGATCCTAAAGACAACCCGGCGGAAGACCCCGGACCTGCCTCCAAGAGACCTGGATTCTTAG ATAGCTTAGAAGCCAAACTGTCTCGCATCGACTTGGCCAACACGCTGAGGGAGCAGGTCCAGGATCTGTTCAACAGGAAGTACGGCGAGGCACTGGGCATCAAGTATCCCGTGCAAGTGCCTTACAAGAGGATCAAGAGCAACCCCGGCTCGGTGATCATCGAAGGCTTGCCTCCGGGAATCCCGTTCAGGAAACCCTGCACGTTCGGCTCGCAGAACCTCGAGAGGATCCTGGCTGTGGCTGATAAGATCTCCTTTACCATTATGAG GCCTTTCCAAGGACTTATCCCCAAACCAG CACCGAGGAGAATCACTTTACTGAAGAAAGCGTACTCGTCGATAAGCG CAGAAGAGGAAGACATCAATCGCATGGGTGAAAAAGTCATATTGAGGGAACAAGTCAAAGAGCTGTTCAATAAGAAATACG GAGAAGCTCTAGGTCTGGATCGACCCGTCGTGGTCCCGTACAAGCTGATCCGAGCCAGTCCCGACTCTCTGGAGGTGTGCGGACTCCCGGAAGACGTTCCTTTCAGAAACCCTAACACGTACGACATCATTCGCTTGGAGAAGATCCTTCAGGCTCGAGATGACATAACTATCAATATCAAAACACCTCTTCA GCCTTTCGTACAGCTTTGTCCACAGACTTCAAGTTCAG AAGGAAATGAAGTCGCAGTCAATCGACGCAAACGGAAACGAGTGCCGGATAACAGTCGAACTGCGCCGCCTCCAGGAGCGGACTCTGCCAATTCGACCAATCAGATCCCAGTGATG caATGGCCCATGTACATGGTGGACTACAGTGGAGTCAACGTCCAAGTTCCAGGGAAGGTTAAATACTAA
- the gtf2ird1 gene encoding general transcription factor II-I repeat domain-containing protein 1 isoform X5 yields MAQLRKLGCEGMRLNSRAELRGPQTSARHEILTSLVSALDSVCTAMSKLNAEVACVTVHEDSVIAVGTEKGRIFLNSRKEIQTDFHKFCRVSCLQALNSISSHAKAPDPESSHTGKDALPPAKQQRALTDAHSNIFVLRKMVEEVFSVLYSEAVGKSSLVPVPYEWIQKEPGAVLIHGLPDGVTLRRPADYDTKTLMKILEQSNRIRFIVKRVPDEAPRDGKSCPETNHHPSPAVKSASNHTPVKTPAQEVPASSSMLSSFLYGMPVPSQTHPDAKGDSKPSVMHGLVKERLSAWAPSDEKAAVPKEVTDNGERIPLAGDVAQSPPSIHISKRLLFSIVHEKSEKWDAFIRETEDINTLRECVQILFNSRYAEALGLDHMVPVPYRKIACDPEAVEIIGIPDKIPFKRPCTYGVPKLKRILEERHGVRFVVRRMFDERIFTAAGKVAKEEGKQDGSSPEDGFPEGLRVPSSALELVSNTHSSRSTSSCVSPLADCEAGPSGDCVALKKVKTEPPDGEIIQVTVPENTAASEEPSEPPVELVTPDLRRPLEPLAVEELAQKSAPQGLKRVVEEDIGEMILQLRKQVESLFSTKYAEALGLPEPVKVPYSKFQMYPEDLYVTGLPEGITFRRPNCFGAAKLRKILSASNQIQFVIKRPDLLTETQLKHELPSQPVCDPECDPKDNPAEDPGPASKRPGFLDSLEAKLSRIDLANTLREQVQDLFNRKYGEALGIKYPVQVPYKRIKSNPGSVIIEGLPPGIPFRKPCTFGSQNLERILAVADKISFTIMRPFQGLIPKPAPRRITLLKKAYSSISEEEDINRMGEKVILREQVKELFNKKYGEALGLDRPVVVPYKLIRASPDSLEVCGLPEDVPFRNPNTYDIIRLEKILQARDDITINIKTPLQPFVQLCPQTSSSEGNEVAVNRRKRKRVPDNSRTAPPPGADSANSTNQIPVMQWPMYMVDYSGVNVQVPGKVKY; encoded by the exons ATGGCGCAGCTGCGGAAGCTGGGCTGCGAAGGGATGAGGCTGAACTCTCGTGCCGAGCTCCGCGGACCACAGACATCTGCCAGACACGAAATCCTGACCAGCTTGGTGTCGGCGCTGGACTCTGTG TGCACCGCTATGTCTAAGCTGAATGCCGAGGTCGCCTGCGTCACCGTGCACGAGGACAGCGTGATCGCCGTAGGAACCGAAAAGGGGAGAATTTTCCTCAATTCCAGGAAGGAAATACAGACAGACTTTCATAAATTCTgca GGGTGTCCTGTCTGCAAGCATTAAACTCAATCAGCTCCCACGCCAAAGCTCCAGACCCAGAAAGCAGCCATACTGGTAAAGACGCTTTACCGCCAGCGAAACAGCAGCGAGCCTTAACGGACGCTCACTCCAATATCTTTGTCCTGAGGAAGATGGTGGAAGAAGTCTTCAGCGTGCTTTATA GTGAGGCTGTAGGGAAGAGCAGCCTGGTCCCCGTGCCTTATGAGTGGATTCAGAAGGAGCCTGGTGCTGTGCTCATTCATGGCCTCCCTGATGGCGTGACCCTGAGAAGACCTGCTGATTACGACACCAAGACCTTAATGAAGATCCTGGAGCAGAGCAACCGCATTCGCTTCATCGTCAAACG AGTGCCAGACGAAGCCCCACGCGATGGTAAATCCTGTCCGGAAACCAATCACCACCCCTCCCCTGCTGTTAAGAGTGCCAGCAACCACACGCCTGTTAAAACCCCTGCACAGGAAGTGCCTGCTAGCAGCTCCATGCTCTCCAGCTTCCTGTATGGAATGCCCGTGCCTTCCCAGACGCACCCGGACGCTAAGGGCGATTCAAAGCCCTCGGTGATGCACGGCCTGGTCAAGGAACGGCTATCAGCGTGGGCACCGAGCGACGAGAAGGCGGCTGTGCCCAAAGAGGTCACTGACAACG GTGAGCGGATACCACTTGCAGGAGACGTCGCTCAGAGCCCTCCCAGCATCCACATCTCCAAACGCCTACTCTTCTCCATAGTACATGAGAAATCAG AAAAATGGGACGCGTTCATCAGAGAGACGGAGGACATCAACACACTGCGGGAATGCGTGCAGATCCTATTTAATAGCCGCTACG CTGAAGCGTTGGGCTTGGATCACATGGTCCCCGTGCCGTACCGAAAGATCGCCTGCGATCCGGAGGCGGTCGAGATCATCGGAATCCCGGACAAGATCCCATTTAAGAGGCCGTGCACCTACGGGGTGCCCAAACTCAAACGGATCTTGGAAGAGAGACACGGCGTCCGCTTCGTCGTGAGACG GATGTTTGATGAGCGGATCTTCACTG ctgcAGGGAAAGTAGCTAAAGAGGAAGGCAAGCAGGACGGCTCCTCCCCCGAAGACGGCTTCCCGGAAGGGCTTAGGGTGCCGAGCTCCGCCCTCGAGCTAGTCAGCAACACCCACAGCAGCAG ATCCACCAGCTCCTGTGTCAGTCCCTTAGCCGACTGTGAAGCAG GGCCTTCGGGAGACTGCGTAGCTTTAAAAAAGGTCAAAACTGAGCcaccagatggagaaattattCAGGTCACTGTACCAG AGAACACTGCAGCTTCGGAGGAGCCAAGTGAGCCTCCGGTTGAACTTGTGACCCCTGATCTCCGGCGCCCCCTGGAGCCTCTAGCAG TCGAAGAATTGGCGCAGAAGTCCGCACCGCAAGGGCTCAAGAGAGTCGTTGAAG AAGACATCGGCGAGATGATTCTTCAGCTGCGAAAGCAAGTGGAGAGCCTCTTCAGCACGAAATACG CGGAGGCTCTGGGCCTGCCTGAGCCAGTAAAGGTGCCCTACTCGAAGTTCCAGATGTATCCCGAGGACCTGTACGTCACAGGACTGCCAGAAGGGATCACTTTCCGGAGACCAAATTGCTTCGGAGCAGCCAAACTTCGGAAGATTCTCAGTGCCAGTAACCAGATCCAGTTTGTTATCAAAAG GCCAGATTTGCTAACCGAAACTCAACTGAAGCATGAGCTGCCCTCTCAGCCAGTTTGTGATCCAG AGTGCGATCCTAAAGACAACCCGGCGGAAGACCCCGGACCTGCCTCCAAGAGACCTGGATTCTTAG ATAGCTTAGAAGCCAAACTGTCTCGCATCGACTTGGCCAACACGCTGAGGGAGCAGGTCCAGGATCTGTTCAACAGGAAGTACGGCGAGGCACTGGGCATCAAGTATCCCGTGCAAGTGCCTTACAAGAGGATCAAGAGCAACCCCGGCTCGGTGATCATCGAAGGCTTGCCTCCGGGAATCCCGTTCAGGAAACCCTGCACGTTCGGCTCGCAGAACCTCGAGAGGATCCTGGCTGTGGCTGATAAGATCTCCTTTACCATTATGAG GCCTTTCCAAGGACTTATCCCCAAACCAG CACCGAGGAGAATCACTTTACTGAAGAAAGCGTACTCGTCGATAAGCG AAGAGGAAGACATCAATCGCATGGGTGAAAAAGTCATATTGAGGGAACAAGTCAAAGAGCTGTTCAATAAGAAATACG GAGAAGCTCTAGGTCTGGATCGACCCGTCGTGGTCCCGTACAAGCTGATCCGAGCCAGTCCCGACTCTCTGGAGGTGTGCGGACTCCCGGAAGACGTTCCTTTCAGAAACCCTAACACGTACGACATCATTCGCTTGGAGAAGATCCTTCAGGCTCGAGATGACATAACTATCAATATCAAAACACCTCTTCA GCCTTTCGTACAGCTTTGTCCACAGACTTCAAGTTCAG AAGGAAATGAAGTCGCAGTCAATCGACGCAAACGGAAACGAGTGCCGGATAACAGTCGAACTGCGCCGCCTCCAGGAGCGGACTCTGCCAATTCGACCAATCAGATCCCAGTGATG caATGGCCCATGTACATGGTGGACTACAGTGGAGTCAACGTCCAAGTTCCAGGGAAGGTTAAATACTAA